A single region of the Microcella sp. genome encodes:
- the folB gene encoding dihydroneopterin aldolase: MTTPRDAITLTGLRARGHHGVYEHERRDGQDFIIDVRVTVDLARASQSDDVADTVHYGELAVAVVEAVERDPVDLIETVAERVAALALGYAAVHEVEVTVHKPQAPIPVPFDDVSVTIVRGRS; encoded by the coding sequence ATGACGACCCCGCGCGACGCCATCACCCTCACCGGGCTACGCGCCCGAGGGCACCACGGCGTGTACGAGCACGAGCGTCGTGACGGCCAAGATTTCATCATCGACGTGCGCGTCACCGTCGACCTCGCGCGGGCGTCGCAGAGCGATGACGTCGCCGACACCGTGCACTACGGCGAGCTCGCCGTCGCCGTGGTCGAGGCCGTCGAGCGCGACCCGGTCGACCTCATCGAGACCGTCGCCGAACGGGTGGCCGCGCTCGCGCTCGGCTACGCGGCCGTGCACGAGGTCGAAGTGACGGTGCACAAGCCGCAGGCGCCGATACCGGTGCCGTTCGACGACGTCAGCGTCACGATCGTGCGGGGCCGCTCATGA
- the folP gene encoding dihydropteroate synthase has protein sequence MSAARRPDLWGILNVTPDSFSDGGRYLDADAAIEHGVRMVAEGASVIDVGGESTRPGAAPVTPKVERERVVPVVAGLAGQGIHVSIDTMHAATAAAAVDAGAVIVNDVSGGLHDADMAPLVAELEVDFVAMHWRGPSEVWDARSTYTWAPHDVRDELRARLDALLEAGIAPRRLWIDPGLGFAKQHEHNWQLLAHLSELDVLGARVLVGASRKRFVGALLPEGEAADERDLPTAVISALASLAGVDALRVHDVRANARALDVVEAWRSGWGGGAA, from the coding sequence ATGTCTGCAGCGCGGCGCCCAGACCTCTGGGGCATTCTCAACGTCACCCCCGACTCGTTCAGCGACGGCGGGCGCTACCTCGACGCTGACGCGGCCATCGAGCACGGGGTGCGCATGGTGGCTGAGGGCGCATCCGTCATCGACGTCGGCGGCGAGTCGACCCGGCCGGGCGCAGCACCCGTGACCCCGAAGGTTGAACGTGAGCGCGTGGTGCCCGTCGTGGCGGGGCTCGCGGGGCAGGGCATCCACGTGTCGATCGATACCATGCATGCCGCCACCGCGGCGGCCGCCGTCGACGCCGGAGCCGTCATCGTCAACGACGTCAGCGGCGGCCTGCACGATGCCGACATGGCACCGCTCGTCGCCGAACTCGAGGTCGACTTTGTGGCGATGCACTGGCGGGGGCCGAGCGAGGTGTGGGATGCCCGCAGCACCTACACGTGGGCCCCCCACGATGTGCGCGACGAGTTGCGTGCCCGGCTCGACGCCCTGCTCGAGGCAGGCATCGCCCCCCGACGCCTCTGGATCGACCCTGGCCTCGGTTTCGCCAAGCAGCACGAACACAACTGGCAGCTGCTCGCGCACCTGAGCGAGCTCGACGTGCTCGGCGCGCGCGTGCTGGTCGGTGCGTCGCGCAAGCGCTTCGTCGGGGCGCTGCTGCCCGAGGGTGAGGCCGCCGACGAGCGCGACCTGCCGACCGCGGTCATCAGCGCGCTCGCAAGCCTCGCCGGGGTCGACGCGCTGCGCGTGCACGACGTGCGCGCGAACGCGCGCGCCCTCGACGTCGTCGAGGCTTGGCGCTCTGGCTGGGGCGGGGGTGCGGCATGA
- the folE gene encoding GTP cyclohydrolase I, with protein sequence MSPVDTGRIEAAVAEILAAIGDDATRPGLLTTPQRVAESYAEFFAGVGVDPVPLLSDDIEMQTDPGERGELVLLRDIALRSICEHHLLPFTGVAHVAYLPAERLVGIGRIARVVETVASRPQLQERLGEDVVAALESGLAPHGVLVVIDARHGCVGARGPRQAESSTVTVASRGALADPVRRAEVMSLIGGRG encoded by the coding sequence ATGTCACCCGTCGACACCGGCCGCATCGAAGCGGCCGTCGCCGAAATTCTGGCGGCGATCGGTGACGATGCCACTCGCCCTGGGCTGCTCACCACCCCCCAGCGGGTCGCCGAGTCATACGCCGAGTTCTTCGCCGGAGTCGGCGTCGACCCCGTGCCGCTGCTGAGCGACGACATCGAAATGCAGACCGACCCGGGCGAACGCGGAGAACTCGTGCTGCTGCGCGACATTGCCCTGCGCTCGATCTGCGAGCACCACCTGCTGCCCTTCACCGGGGTGGCTCACGTCGCCTACCTTCCCGCCGAACGACTGGTCGGCATCGGGCGCATCGCGCGCGTCGTCGAGACCGTCGCCTCGCGCCCCCAACTGCAAGAGCGACTCGGCGAAGACGTCGTCGCCGCCCTCGAGTCGGGGCTCGCCCCGCACGGCGTGCTCGTCGTCATCGACGCGCGGCACGGCTGCGTCGGCGCCCGCGGCCCTCGGCAGGCCGAGAGTTCGACCGTTACGGTCGCCTCCCGCGGCGCACTCGCCGACCCGGTTCGCCGCGCCGAGGTGATGTCGCTCATCGGCGGGCGCGGTTGA
- the ftsH gene encoding ATP-dependent zinc metalloprotease FtsH — MTAKRFFRGPLPFILVGAVVIWAGFALLGGIGGFREISVQRGLELLQTETITSVKIVDREQRVDVVLAEADDELGQNVQFYYVEQRADAIIAAVDAADIEGEFTDEVPQSNFFVSVLGLIIPFLIIGVIFYFLLTRLQGGGGRVMQFGKSRAKLVSKETPQVTFADVAGAEEAIEELEEIKDFLKDPARFLAVGARIPKGVLLYGPPGTGKTLLARSVAGEAGVPFYSISGSDFVEMFVGVGASRVRDLFTQAKENSPAIIFVDEIDAVGRHRGAGMGGGHDEREQTLNQMLVEMDGFDPNTNVIMIAATNRPDILDPALLRPGRFDRQIQVDAPDMKGRAKILGVHAKGKPMAENVDLEVLARKTPGYTGADLANVLNEAALLTARVNGEIITNEALDEAVDRVMAGPQRRTRIMRDHEKLITAYHEGGHALAAAAMRHTDPVTKVTILPRGRALGYTMVLPIDDKYSVTRNELLDQLTYAMGGRVAEEIVFHDPTTGASNDIEKATSIARRMVTEYGMSTDVGAIKLGQSSGEVFLGKDMGHQRDYSEKLAERVDTEVRALIEQAHDEAWKVINDNRDILDRLATELLEKETLDHLQLAEIFADVKKLPERPQWLSSSDRPLPDLPPVPMPSKAPIDAGALAHTTHDGAASARAADRPASPRD; from the coding sequence ATGACTGCGAAGCGCTTCTTTCGCGGGCCGCTGCCCTTCATCCTCGTCGGTGCCGTGGTCATCTGGGCGGGTTTCGCACTGCTGGGCGGCATCGGCGGTTTTCGCGAGATCAGCGTGCAGCGCGGGCTCGAACTGCTGCAGACCGAGACCATCACGTCGGTCAAGATTGTCGACCGCGAGCAGCGGGTCGACGTCGTGCTCGCCGAGGCCGACGACGAGCTCGGTCAGAACGTGCAGTTCTACTACGTCGAGCAGCGTGCCGACGCGATTATCGCGGCCGTCGACGCGGCCGATATCGAGGGCGAGTTCACTGACGAGGTTCCGCAGTCGAACTTCTTCGTCAGCGTGCTCGGCCTGATCATCCCGTTTCTCATCATCGGCGTCATCTTCTATTTCTTGCTGACCCGCCTGCAGGGCGGTGGCGGGCGTGTCATGCAGTTCGGCAAGTCGCGCGCGAAGCTCGTCAGCAAAGAGACCCCGCAAGTGACCTTCGCCGATGTCGCCGGTGCCGAAGAAGCCATCGAAGAGCTCGAAGAGATCAAAGACTTCTTGAAAGACCCGGCTCGGTTCTTGGCTGTCGGCGCTCGCATTCCGAAGGGTGTGCTGCTCTACGGCCCTCCCGGCACGGGCAAGACGCTGCTCGCTCGCTCGGTGGCCGGTGAAGCGGGCGTGCCGTTCTACTCGATCTCGGGGTCAGACTTCGTCGAGATGTTCGTGGGCGTCGGTGCGAGCCGTGTGCGCGACCTCTTCACGCAGGCGAAAGAGAACTCGCCCGCCATCATCTTCGTCGACGAGATCGACGCCGTCGGTCGCCACCGCGGCGCCGGCATGGGTGGCGGGCACGATGAGCGCGAGCAGACGCTCAACCAGATGCTCGTCGAGATGGACGGCTTCGACCCCAACACCAACGTCATCATGATCGCGGCCACCAACCGGCCCGACATTCTCGACCCGGCCTTGCTGCGCCCGGGCCGCTTCGACCGTCAGATTCAGGTCGATGCGCCCGACATGAAGGGCCGCGCGAAGATTCTCGGCGTGCACGCCAAAGGCAAGCCGATGGCCGAGAACGTCGACCTCGAGGTGCTCGCCCGCAAGACTCCCGGCTACACGGGCGCCGACTTGGCCAACGTGCTCAACGAGGCCGCACTGCTCACCGCGCGTGTCAACGGCGAGATCATCACCAACGAGGCGCTCGACGAGGCCGTCGACCGCGTCATGGCCGGCCCGCAGCGGCGCACGCGCATCATGCGCGACCACGAGAAGCTCATCACCGCCTACCACGAGGGCGGCCACGCGCTCGCGGCCGCGGCGATGCGGCACACCGACCCCGTCACGAAGGTGACGATTCTGCCGCGCGGTCGAGCGCTCGGCTACACGATGGTGCTGCCGATCGACGACAAGTATTCGGTGACCCGCAACGAGTTGCTCGACCAACTCACCTACGCCATGGGTGGCCGCGTGGCCGAAGAGATCGTCTTTCACGACCCCACGACGGGTGCGTCGAACGACATCGAAAAGGCCACGTCGATCGCGCGCCGCATGGTCACCGAATACGGCATGAGCACCGACGTCGGCGCCATCAAGCTCGGGCAGTCGAGCGGCGAGGTCTTTCTCGGCAAAGACATGGGCCACCAGCGCGACTACAGCGAGAAGCTCGCCGAGCGCGTCGACACCGAAGTGCGGGCACTCATCGAGCAGGCGCACGACGAAGCCTGGAAGGTCATCAACGACAACCGCGACATTCTCGACCGGCTCGCGACCGAGCTGCTCGAGAAAGAGACGCTCGACCACCTGCAGCTCGCCGAGATCTTCGCCGACGTCAAGAAGCTGCCCGAGCGCCCGCAGTGGCTCTCGAGCAGTGACCGACCGCTGCCCGACCTGCCGCCCGTGCCGATGCCGAGCAAGGCACCCATTGACGCGGGTGCCCTCGCCCACACGACGCACGATGGCGCAGCGAGCGCCCGCGCCGCCGACCGCCCGGCATCACCGCGAGACTGA
- the hpt gene encoding hypoxanthine phosphoribosyltransferase — protein sequence MDVEDIRSDLTEVLVTEHEIHEKLAELARRVEADYGDTPPLLVGVLKGAVMVMADFARELNCHVEMDWMAVSSYGASTESSGVVRILKDLDTEIAGRDVLIVEDIIDSGLTLSWLRANLESRGAKSVKILALLRKPEAAKVEVDVEYVGFDIPPAFVVGYGLDYAEKYRNLRAVGVLAPHVYSS from the coding sequence GTGGACGTCGAAGACATCCGCTCTGACCTGACCGAAGTGCTCGTCACTGAGCACGAGATTCACGAGAAGCTCGCCGAGCTCGCGCGACGCGTCGAAGCCGACTACGGCGACACCCCGCCCCTGCTCGTCGGCGTGCTGAAGGGCGCCGTCATGGTGATGGCCGATTTCGCGCGCGAACTCAATTGCCACGTCGAAATGGACTGGATGGCCGTCTCGAGCTACGGCGCGAGCACTGAGTCGAGCGGCGTCGTGCGCATTCTCAAAGACCTCGACACTGAGATCGCCGGGCGCGACGTGCTCATCGTCGAAGACATCATCGACTCGGGGCTGACGCTCTCGTGGTTGCGGGCCAACCTCGAATCACGTGGAGCCAAGAGCGTCAAGATTCTGGCCCTGCTGCGCAAGCCAGAAGCCGCCAAGGTCGAGGTTGACGTCGAGTATGTGGGCTTTGACATTCCGCCGGCCTTCGTCGTCGGCTACGGGCTCGACTACGCCGAGAAGTACCGCAACCTGCGGGCCGTCGGCGTGCTCGCCCCGCACGTCTACAGCAGCTGA
- the tilS gene encoding tRNA lysidine(34) synthetase TilS, translated as MPPARPSVDSRRPRLTPAVADVRRAVRESLADLSAEGSPHESSRPLVLVALSGGPDSLALAAATAFEAPRLGVRAGAVVIDHGLQAESATVARRAADAALALGLDPVRVERVAVGAQNGPEAAARDARFERLESVARGLGAAAVLLGHTLDDQAETVLLGIARGSGTRSLAGMAEVSGLYRRPLLGLRRSTLHAACADQQLLPWHDPHNDDERYTRVRVRHAVLPMLEEALDAGVVDALARTAAIAREDAEALDRMVDEATGDVVEHAEAGCSLPVAWLAANPAALRHRMIRLVARAEFGVSISRDQTLEVARLVTDWHGQGAVHLPGIRVERTAGSIVFTAAEDRDQR; from the coding sequence ATGCCCCCCGCACGCCCCTCGGTCGACTCTCGTCGGCCCCGCCTCACCCCGGCCGTCGCCGACGTGCGGCGCGCGGTGCGTGAGAGCCTTGCCGACCTGAGTGCAGAGGGGTCACCGCACGAGAGCTCGCGACCGCTCGTGCTCGTCGCCCTCAGCGGGGGGCCTGACTCGCTGGCCCTCGCCGCGGCGACCGCGTTCGAAGCTCCCCGGCTGGGGGTGCGCGCCGGCGCCGTCGTCATCGACCACGGTCTGCAAGCCGAGTCGGCTACGGTCGCCCGACGCGCGGCAGACGCCGCCCTCGCGCTGGGGCTCGACCCCGTGCGAGTCGAACGGGTCGCCGTCGGTGCGCAGAACGGCCCCGAAGCGGCGGCACGTGATGCACGCTTCGAGCGCCTCGAGAGCGTGGCGCGCGGCCTCGGCGCTGCGGCAGTTCTGCTGGGCCATACCCTCGACGATCAGGCCGAGACGGTGCTGCTCGGCATCGCGCGCGGCAGCGGCACCCGCAGTCTGGCCGGCATGGCCGAGGTCTCGGGGCTCTACCGCCGACCGCTGCTCGGCCTGCGACGATCGACCCTGCACGCCGCCTGCGCCGATCAGCAACTGCTGCCGTGGCACGACCCGCACAACGACGACGAGCGCTACACGCGCGTGCGCGTGCGGCACGCAGTGTTGCCGATGCTCGAAGAGGCACTCGACGCTGGCGTGGTCGACGCGCTCGCCCGCACCGCTGCGATCGCCCGCGAAGATGCCGAGGCGCTCGACCGCATGGTCGACGAAGCCACCGGCGACGTGGTCGAACACGCCGAGGCCGGGTGCTCACTGCCCGTCGCGTGGCTCGCCGCCAACCCTGCAGCGCTGCGGCACCGCATGATCCGCCTGGTGGCACGAGCAGAGTTTGGCGTCTCGATCAGCCGAGACCAGACGCTCGAGGTCGCCAGGCTCGTCACCGACTGGCACGGGCAAGGTGCCGTGCACTTGCCCGGCATTAGGGTGGAGCGCACGGCAGGCAGCATTGTGTTCACCGCCGCCGAAGACCGCGACCAGCGTTGA
- a CDS encoding inorganic diphosphatase, translating to MGAYPVIIEVPKGSRNKYEIDHETGRVMLDRVLFTSFVYPTDYGFFENTLGLDGDPVDALVLTEYPLFPGVGVSVRPVGVFNMTDDGGSDAKVVCVIAKDPRWDHIHDVDDVPEFTRKEIEHFFEHYKDLEPGKWVKTEGWGDAAEAEAVIQAGIAAYVPPAH from the coding sequence GTGGGCGCCTACCCCGTCATCATCGAAGTGCCGAAGGGCAGCCGCAACAAGTATGAGATCGACCACGAGACGGGTCGCGTCATGCTCGACCGCGTGCTCTTCACGTCGTTCGTCTACCCGACCGACTACGGGTTCTTCGAGAACACGCTCGGTCTTGACGGCGACCCGGTCGATGCGCTCGTGCTCACCGAGTACCCGCTCTTTCCGGGGGTTGGTGTGTCGGTGCGCCCGGTCGGCGTCTTCAACATGACCGACGACGGCGGCAGTGACGCCAAAGTTGTCTGCGTGATCGCGAAAGACCCGCGGTGGGATCACATTCACGACGTCGACGATGTGCCCGAGTTCACGCGCAAAGAGATCGAGCACTTCTTCGAGCACTACAAAGACCTCGAGCCGGGCAAGTGGGTCAAGACCGAGGGCTGGGGCGACGCCGCCGAAGCCGAGGCGGTCATTCAGGCCGGCATTGCCGCCTACGTGCCGCCGGCGCACTAG
- a CDS encoding NlpC/P60 family protein — MRRPEWLAIRVVTLVTALVLALGVTSAHEHSALAAPNAPSWDDVEAAKGDVAATEIAISRIIDTVRSLEEQYAAAAREALARGEALQLARAALDDADHVVRSIERQRDAALERADTTARQAAQVAAQLSRAGGGDITAALVTSGDDADALLYRLGTMSILGTRADAVMALAVLDRNVATSLGEQAAVARAERELRADEAQTALDEAAAAAAQAEARVAEHETTLSRLSAQLATLTGRSAALEREYLDSIGGGGNGGGAGGGDGGGSQNPGNPAPSPSNPAPSPSSPAPSPSSPAPSPSTPPVTPPPSGVGPPNATIVNAAIAFARAQLGKPYQFGGSGPNSWDCSGLTMMSYSAAGLAIGGHSVSAQYNRAATRGQLLPYAQAQPGDLIFYSYGGSASGSKYHVTLYIGNGQMLEAPSPGNPVRIVTVRNYDRIPVVARPSA, encoded by the coding sequence ATGCGACGCCCCGAGTGGCTCGCGATCAGAGTCGTCACCCTCGTGACGGCTCTGGTACTCGCGCTCGGGGTGACCTCAGCACACGAGCACTCGGCACTCGCGGCGCCGAATGCTCCGAGCTGGGACGACGTCGAAGCCGCCAAAGGCGATGTCGCCGCCACCGAAATCGCCATCTCGCGCATCATCGACACCGTGCGCTCGCTCGAAGAGCAGTATGCGGCGGCGGCGCGTGAAGCCCTCGCGCGCGGTGAAGCCCTGCAGCTGGCGCGAGCCGCCCTCGACGACGCCGACCACGTCGTGCGCTCGATCGAACGGCAACGAGACGCCGCCCTCGAACGCGCAGACACGACAGCGCGTCAGGCCGCACAGGTCGCGGCGCAACTCTCACGAGCGGGCGGCGGTGACATCACGGCGGCCCTCGTGACGAGCGGCGATGACGCGGATGCCCTGCTCTACCGCCTCGGAACCATGAGCATTCTCGGCACCCGCGCCGACGCCGTCATGGCGCTCGCCGTGCTCGACCGCAACGTCGCCACCTCACTGGGTGAGCAAGCCGCCGTCGCTCGCGCCGAACGCGAACTGCGCGCCGACGAAGCCCAGACCGCGCTCGACGAAGCAGCCGCCGCCGCCGCTCAGGCCGAAGCCCGCGTCGCCGAGCACGAAACCACCCTGAGCCGCTTGTCGGCCCAACTGGCCACGCTCACCGGTCGCAGTGCGGCACTCGAACGCGAGTACCTCGACTCGATCGGCGGGGGAGGCAACGGCGGTGGCGCCGGCGGAGGCGACGGCGGAGGGTCACAGAACCCGGGCAACCCGGCCCCGAGCCCCAGCAACCCGGCACCGTCACCGAGCAGTCCTGCCCCCAGCCCCAGCAGCCCGGCGCCCTCGCCGAGCACCCCGCCCGTCACGCCCCCACCGTCAGGGGTCGGCCCGCCGAACGCCACCATCGTGAATGCCGCGATCGCCTTCGCTCGCGCACAGCTCGGCAAGCCCTACCAGTTCGGTGGCAGCGGCCCGAACTCGTGGGACTGCTCGGGGCTCACGATGATGTCGTACTCGGCGGCGGGGCTCGCGATCGGCGGGCACTCGGTGTCGGCGCAGTACAACCGCGCGGCCACGCGCGGGCAGTTGCTGCCCTACGCCCAGGCGCAGCCCGGCGACCTCATTTTCTACAGCTACGGCGGCTCAGCATCCGGGTCGAAGTATCACGTCACCCTCTACATCGGCAACGGCCAGATGCTCGAAGCGCCCTCACCAGGCAACCCCGTGCGCATCGTGACGGTGCGCAACTACGACCGCATACCGGTCGTCGCGCGCCCCAGCGCCTAG
- a CDS encoding M23 family metallopeptidase has protein sequence MTTTEDAAVRPHRRRASAFTAAIAAIALLVTGSIATTEKPAYATDYPSWSDVLEARRNVAAAQAKITQIKAAIAAITAEVQRTQAIAEELGTVYYEAQLAFDEAAYTAQQLQSQADEAQERADESRLRAGQFVAELARSGGGDLSAALFTNPGQADSLLSRLGFASKITEQADGIYAVALQDQNAAQSLTDQANVAAEIRDQLRLEAQAAYEAAQAAAEAAQAALFAQQENQARLEAQLAVLVENRDATEKDYAAGIAAQYGAGSSLNAGQIVNGWAVPVNGWISSHFGTRVHPISGNVAFHAGTDFAAPCGRPMYAASSGTVEYAGWNGGYGYFIRINHGNGLTTGYAHIQQGGILVQMGQPVTVGQNIARVGTTGTSNGCHLHFEVRESGTPTNPLPYLRNKGLTIG, from the coding sequence ATGACGACGACGGAGGATGCCGCCGTGCGGCCGCACCGCCGTCGCGCGAGCGCCTTCACGGCCGCCATCGCGGCCATCGCCCTACTCGTGACAGGCTCGATCGCCACCACCGAGAAGCCGGCCTACGCCACCGACTACCCCTCATGGAGCGACGTGCTCGAAGCGCGACGCAACGTCGCCGCCGCTCAAGCCAAGATCACCCAGATCAAAGCCGCCATCGCCGCGATCACCGCCGAAGTGCAGCGCACGCAAGCCATCGCTGAAGAGCTCGGCACCGTCTACTACGAAGCCCAGCTCGCCTTCGACGAAGCCGCCTACACGGCCCAGCAACTGCAGAGCCAAGCCGACGAAGCTCAAGAGCGTGCCGACGAATCGCGACTGCGCGCCGGCCAATTCGTCGCCGAACTCGCTCGATCGGGCGGCGGCGACCTCTCAGCCGCGCTCTTCACCAACCCCGGCCAGGCCGACTCGCTGTTGTCACGCCTCGGCTTTGCCAGCAAGATCACCGAACAGGCCGACGGAATCTACGCGGTCGCACTGCAAGACCAGAACGCCGCCCAATCGCTGACCGACCAGGCCAACGTCGCCGCCGAGATTCGTGACCAGTTGCGGCTCGAAGCTCAAGCCGCCTACGAAGCCGCGCAAGCGGCAGCCGAAGCCGCGCAAGCCGCGCTCTTCGCACAGCAAGAGAACCAGGCGCGACTCGAAGCCCAGCTCGCCGTGCTCGTCGAAAACCGTGACGCGACCGAGAAAGACTACGCAGCGGGCATCGCCGCGCAATACGGAGCTGGCTCGAGCCTCAACGCGGGGCAGATCGTCAACGGCTGGGCGGTTCCGGTCAACGGCTGGATCTCGTCGCACTTCGGCACGCGCGTGCACCCCATCAGCGGCAACGTCGCCTTTCACGCCGGCACCGACTTCGCGGCACCGTGCGGTCGCCCCATGTATGCCGCCTCGAGTGGCACCGTCGAGTACGCCGGCTGGAACGGCGGCTACGGCTACTTCATTCGCATCAACCACGGCAATGGCCTCACCACCGGCTACGCGCACATTCAGCAAGGTGGCATTCTCGTGCAGATGGGGCAGCCGGTCACGGTTGGCCAGAACATCGCCCGCGTCGGCACCACCGGAACCTCCAACGGCTGCCACCTGCACTTCGAGGTGCGCGAAAGCGGCACCCCCACCAACCCGTTGCCCTACCTGCGCAACAAGGGGCTCACGATTGGGTAG
- a CDS encoding DNA cytosine methyltransferase, which yields MAGDIRILDLFAGAGGLSSGLREASDRFKTAGAVEWDVAAAASYAASHGPDSVFVGDIREWLLGEVPSVDVIVGGPPCQGFSSLGKRDVEDERNALWRQYAETIRRAKPKYFVVENVAEFKRSPQFGQFLAATEPGGELDDYAFDADVYNAADFGAAQSRRRTVMIGYHRDLGSPGSLAKTHSASPNDGLLPWVTVRDVLAKVPRLPDRDELLSERQTEFHGRAFPGTFVARDMHWSRNYTALSLKRFSVIPEGGNRRDLEPYPELMAPCWVKHKTGSGDVMGRLRWDKPSVTIRTEFFKPEKGRYIHPVEDRAITHYEAALLQGFSPRHRFVGSRTDIARQIGNAVPIPLGAAIGRLLAAAL from the coding sequence GTGGCTGGCGACATTCGAATTCTCGACTTGTTCGCTGGCGCGGGCGGCCTTTCATCTGGACTTCGAGAGGCCTCGGACCGGTTCAAGACCGCAGGCGCCGTCGAATGGGATGTGGCCGCTGCCGCCTCGTACGCCGCTAGCCACGGTCCCGATTCGGTGTTTGTAGGCGACATTCGGGAGTGGCTTCTCGGCGAAGTCCCGTCGGTGGATGTGATCGTCGGGGGCCCGCCGTGCCAGGGGTTCTCCAGCTTGGGCAAGCGTGACGTTGAGGATGAGCGCAATGCGCTCTGGCGCCAGTACGCAGAGACCATTAGGCGCGCCAAGCCGAAGTACTTCGTTGTCGAGAACGTCGCTGAGTTCAAGCGCTCCCCTCAGTTCGGCCAGTTCTTGGCAGCGACCGAGCCTGGGGGAGAGCTCGACGACTACGCGTTCGATGCAGATGTCTACAACGCTGCCGACTTCGGCGCAGCCCAGTCTCGTCGTCGAACCGTCATGATCGGCTACCACCGAGACCTCGGGTCTCCTGGTTCCCTTGCCAAGACTCACTCCGCTAGCCCAAATGACGGGCTACTGCCGTGGGTCACGGTGCGGGATGTGTTGGCTAAGGTGCCCCGCCTCCCTGATCGAGATGAGTTGCTGTCCGAGAGACAGACAGAGTTCCACGGTCGAGCCTTTCCTGGGACCTTCGTAGCTCGTGACATGCACTGGAGCCGGAACTACACGGCTCTTTCCTTGAAGCGGTTCTCTGTGATTCCTGAAGGGGGTAACCGTCGGGACTTGGAGCCGTATCCGGAGTTGATGGCCCCATGTTGGGTCAAGCACAAGACGGGGTCTGGCGATGTGATGGGCAGACTCCGCTGGGACAAGCCCTCTGTCACGATCCGTACTGAGTTCTTCAAGCCAGAGAAGGGTCGGTACATCCATCCCGTCGAGGATCGTGCGATCACGCACTACGAGGCTGCTTTGCTGCAGGGCTTCAGCCCGAGACATCGATTCGTTGGTTCACGCACCGACATTGCCCGCCAGATCGGGAACGCGGTACCGATTCCGCTCGGAGCGGCGATCGGTCGACTCCTCGCGGCCGCTCTTTAG